In one Culex quinquefasciatus strain JHB chromosome 2, VPISU_Cqui_1.0_pri_paternal, whole genome shotgun sequence genomic region, the following are encoded:
- the LOC6034399 gene encoding LOW QUALITY PROTEIN: tyrosine-protein phosphatase non-receptor type 14 (The sequence of the model RefSeq protein was modified relative to this genomic sequence to represent the inferred CDS: inserted 3 bases in 2 codons), whose translation MPFKLKLKKSRHYNVMSKSLFVISVDHLDSSTKIDCTLSSESTGQECLENVCQRISIGQPEFFGLRYEVKGGSSGEMRWVDLDRPISRQLEKFSANVKVLYLRVMYYVLSGVSLISDEGTRNYYFXQLKHDVVEGRINCDPKQAVILANYSRQAEYGNHQDRHTVDYLKTLLSFPQEMIMANLLERLTEEVIHQAYELHNVTQGAAESLYISACQQLDGYGQETFAAKDENGADVTLGISVSGIIVASESNKFYPWRDIKNVLNHKKYFNIECSDANENVRFTVSDSTTGSYIWRLCALQHRFFARFEKNQTQASQLNLNLFQHENLNDSRDDLLSESQYQISASAMGHIMGSANWQSNNELASHSSVWNNAGPSMMVETQPSPGTTNIGSVNNLNNNSLANVNANVIQSRSSLQASTLDINLNSSSSVPLEYSNHGSNWAINPAGSNASLINRAQSSSCLDLSNNNVSQDRERLKALLPTYRPAPDYETAIQQKYRNSTNDVRLSNGNLLHLSASQMLAQDPGHLXYNITGSQPDVSYFNQPIQHQPTIHQQPYPDVTHHTTTHMIGPHYSDASDYGLTHRFKMMRLVKPPPPYPANRLSSTSTPDLASHRALLGYRSHVSGSSPDLVSNRSLLNAQLMQMSQNNQMFYPGTHQQQQQQLRHSQNIVPHGTYENLNFVEPTKPTANVIYYVPREVEHLLITQDGTQFHNGIIPKPHLNRSAQHINGSIEPIYENVPLPWKNENESLGEIRNRTSSVQSAPGITRHTQPQEPQQPQFPIPEHVHPPPLPEPTPTLHETFTIPTNQPPPQITPQPIEAINRSHSAANVLDASAFSNYTLETTTTTMAAPTNSTHSNSHNDSGISSHPSHNVSAATSSSASNSTASSSVKETKRRKIWDILGGRSKNSADKQKSATLGREKDRKNKAAAAAAGGGGGSANSSMSEGQIKHRWSTGMPRQQPLPANISKEKLCSLLESKVADPQLYCEFERIPKRVENAKYDCALADENKNKNFDPNFLPYDNNRVRLTPTRDNRMGYVNASHITSTVGNKQRFYIVAESPNDTVTTNVFWQCVWEADVYLLVQLSNELSYIPQSSERCLEYGQYQVWREFSQETDRCTTSKLRVYHTQSRRYRSVWHISYNEWGDQNCPRDVGHFLGFLEELNSVRLASIAEVPPSHNTNPPVLIHCNEGGGRTGVTLVADLLMYTLDHNQDLDIPRLIGQIRQQRDNVIPSLAQYKFIHALLIHYLKQTRLI comes from the exons aTTCTTCCACCAAAATAGACTGCACGCTGAGTTCGGAGAGTACCGGGCAGGAGTGTTTGGAGAATGTGTGCCAGCGGATTTCGATTGGGCAGCCGGAGTTTTTCGGGCTGCGGTACGAGGTGAAGGGCGGGTCGAGCGGGGAGATGCGATGGGTTGATCTGGATCGGCCGATTAGCCGGCAGTTGGAGAAGTTTTCCGCGAACGTGAAGGTGTTGTATTTGAGGGTGATGTACTATGTGCTGTCGGGGGTCAGTTTGATTAGCGACGAGGGGACGCGGAATTACTACT TGCAGTTGAAGCACGATGTGGTGGAGGGTCGGATTAATTGCGATCCGAAGCAGGCGGTGATTTTGGCGAATTACAGTCGGCAGGCGGAGTACGGGAACCATCAGGATCGGCATACGGTGGATTACCTGAAGACGCTGCTGTCGTTTCCGCAGGAGATGATAATGGCTAATTTGTTGGAGCGGTTGACGGAGGAGGTCATTCATCAGGCTTATGAGCTGCACAATGTGACGCAGGGGGCGGCGGAGAGTTTGTACATTTCGGCGTGTCAACAGCTGGATGGGTACGGACAGGAGACGTTTGCGGCCAAGGATGAGAACGGGGCGGATGTTACGTTGGGGATCTCGGTGTCGGGGATCATTGTGGCGAGTGAGAGTAACAAGTTTTACCCGTGGCGGGATATTAAGAACGTACTGAACCATAAGAAGTACTTCAACATTGAGTGTTCGGACGCGAACGAGAATGTGCGGTTTACGGTGTCGGACTCGACGACGGGGTCGTACATTTGGAGGTTGTGTGCGCTGCAGCACAGGTTCTTTGCGCGGTTTGAGAAGAATCAGACGCAGGCGAGTCAGCTGAATTTGAACCTGTTTCAGCACGAGAATTTGAACGACAGCCGGGATGATTTGTTGAGTGAGAGTCAGTACCAGATATCGGCTTCGGCGATGGGTCACATCATGGGTTCGGCCAACTGGCAGAGCAACAATGAGTTGGCGAGTCACTCGAGCGTGTGGAATAACGCTGGGCCTTCGATGATGGTGGAGACGCAACCTTCCCCCGGGACGACCAACATTGGCAGCGTCAACAATCTGAACAACAACAGTCTGGCGAACGTCAACGCCAACGTCATCCAGTCACGGTCTTCGCTGCAGGCCTCAACGCTGGACATCAACCTGAACTCGTCATCTTCGGTGCCATTGGAGTATTCGAATCACGGCTCGAACTGGGCCATCAACCCGGCCGGTTCGAACGCCTCGCTCATCAACCGTGCCCAAAGTTCGTCCTGTCTAGACTTGAGCAACAACAACGTCAGCCAAGACCGGGAGCGGTTGAAGGCGTTGCTGCCGACGTATCGACCCGCTCCAGACTACGAAACTGCCATCCAGCAAAAGTACCGCAACAGCACCAACGACGTCCGGTTAAGCAACGGGAACCTGCTCCACCTGTCCGCCTCCCAAATGCTAGCTCAAGACCCGGGCCACTT GTACAACATAACCGGCAGTCAACCAGACGTGTCCTACTTCAACCAACCCATCCAGCACCAACCCACGATCCACCAGCAGCCGTACCCGGACGTAACGCACCACACGACGACGCACATGATCGGACCGCACTACTCGGACGCTTCCGACTACGGCCTTACGCACCGCTTCAAGATGATGCGACTGGTCAAACCACCCCCGCCCTATCCGGCAAACCGTCTCAGCTCAACCTCAACCCCGGACCTTGCCTCCCACCGGGCCCTGCTCGGCTACCGCTCGCACGTGTCCGGATCTAGTCCCGATCTGGTCTCAAACCGTTCCCTGCTCAATGCTCAACTCATGCAAATGTCTCAAAACAACCAGATGTTCTACCCGGGAACccaccaacaacagcagcaacaactcCGACACTCCCAAAACATCGTCCCGCACGGAACGTACGAGAATCTGAACTTTGTCGAACCCACCAAACCCACCGCCAACGTCATCTACTACGTCCCCCGGGAAGTCGAACACCTGCTCATCACCCAGGACGGAACCCAATTCCACAACGGCATCATCCCCAAACCTCACCTCAACCGATCCGCCCAGCACATCAACGGCTCCATCGAACCCATCTACGAAAACGTCCCGCTCCCCTGGAAGAACGAAAACGAATCGCTCGGTGAAATCCGCAACCGAACCTCCAGCGTCCAATCCGCCCCCGGCATCACCCGTCACACCCAACCCCAAGAACCCCAACAACCCCAATTCCCCATCCCGGAGCACGTCCACCCACCCCCACTCCCAGAACCAACCCCCACCCTCCACGAAACCTTCACGATCCCCACGAACCAACCACCTCCCCAAATCACCCCGCAACCAATCGAAGCCATCAACCGGTCCCACTCGGCCGCAAACGTGCTGGACGCGTCCGCGTTCTCCAACTACACCCTCGAAACGACCACGACCACGATGGCGGCGCCAACCAACTCCACGCACAGCAACTCGCACAACGACTCCGGCATCAGCTCCCATCCGAGTCACAACGTGAGTGCGGCGACGTCGTCATCCGCGAGCAACTCGACGGCGAGTTCTTCGGTTAAGGAGACCAAGCGGAGGAAAATCTGGGATATTCTCGGGGGGAGGTCGAAGAATTCGGCCGATAAGCAGAAGAGTGCCACGTTGGGGCGGGAGAAGGATCGGAAGAATAAggctgcggcggcggcggctgggGGAGGGGGAGGAAGTGCCAATAGTTCGATGAGTGAGGGGCAGATTAAGCACCGGTGGTCGACGGGGATGCCGCGGCAGCAGCCGCTGCCGGCGAATATTAGCAAGGAGAAGTTG TGCTCCCTGCTCGAATCGAAGGTCGCCGACCCGCAGCTGTACTGCGAGTTCGAGCGCATCCCGAAGCGCGTCGAGAACGCCAAGTACGACTGTGCGCTCGCCGACGAGAACAAGAACAAAAACTTCGACCCAAACTTCCTGCCGTACGACAACAACCGGGTCCGGTTGACGCCCACGCGCGACAACCGGATGGGCTACGTGAACGCGTCCCACATCACG AGCACGGTCGGCAACAAGCAGCGGTTCTACATCGTGGCCGAGAGTCCGAACGACACGGTCACGACGAACGTCTTCTGGCAGTGCGTTTGGGAGGCGGACGTGTACCTGCTGGTTCAGCTGTCCAACGAGCTCAGCTACATCCCGCAGTCGAGCGAGCGGTGTCTGGAGTACGGGCAG taccAGGTGTGGCGAGAGTTCTCGCAGGAAACGGACCGCTGCACCACGTCCAAGTTGCGTGTGTATCATACGCAGAGTCGACGCTACCGGTCGGTGTGGCACATTTCGTACAACGAGTGGGGCGACCAGAACTGTCCCCGCGACGTGGGACACTTTTTAG GTTTCCTCGAGGAACTCAACTCGGTCCGGCTAGCGTCGATCGCCGAAGTTCCGCCCTCGCACAACACCAACCCGCCTGTTCTGATCCACTGCAACGAGGGTGGTGGCCGCACCGGAGTGACCCTGGTCGCCGATCTGCTAATGTACACGCTGGACCACAATCAG GACCTGGACATTCCCCGCCTCATCGGTCAGATCCGCCAACAGCGGGACAACGTGATTCCGTCGCTAGCACAATACAAGTTCATCCACGCGCTGCTCATCCACTATCTGAAGCAGACGCGACTCATCTAG
- the LOC6034397 gene encoding 30 kDa salivary gland allergen Aed a 3 isoform X1 has protein sequence MSLLFKLLLALSLAHVAFSWGDEKPVEEDFCDAEWDGKVEYKAEGEQDGATPEEEAPVDGGEEKDKEDGATTEQGEEGSTEGGEETKVDDGDTTDQVGEGSTEGGEEPTGEDKKPEEKPSKASKEDERGDPRNTYQKATELVRAAANVDDIQDEYLKGSLNNRLQEHIRNPIIGAAGKLPNFKKVEIEPCFKTMQQDLKKEIEASKKEFADCKKKTESSYECMVKMEPGFAAHVKTIGEKIVQCMNKSK, from the exons ATGAGCTTGCTTTTCAAACTGTTACTAGCGCTAAGCCTCGCCCACGTTGCATTTTCGTGGGGTGACGAAAAACCCGTTGAAGAGGACTTTTGCGACGCCGAGTGGGACGGCAAGGTCGAGTACAAGGCGGAGGGCGAACAGGACGGGGCCACACCGGAAGAGGAAGCACCGGTTGATGGAGGGGAGGAAAAGGACAAGGAGGACGGGGCTACGACAGAGCAAGGTGAGGAGGGGTCAACTGAAGGGGGTGAGGAAACGAAAGTGGATGACGGGGATACGACGGATCAAGTTGGTGAGGGATCAACTGAAGGGGGTGAGGAACCTACTGGAGAGGATAAAAAGCCAGAAGAGAAGCCATCGAAGGCTTCTAAAGAGGACGAACGAGGCGATCCTCGGAATACTTACCAGAAAGCGACTGAACTTGTGCGGGCTGCCGCGAATGTTGACGATATCCAGGACGAATATCTGAAGGGATCGCTGAACAACCGGCTTCAGGAACACATTAGAAACCCCATTATTGGGGCTGCTGGAAAGTTGCCTAATTTCAAAAAGGTAGAG ATCGAACCCTGCTTCAAGACAATGCAGCAAGATCTGAAAAAGGAGATCGAAGCTTCGAAGAAGGAATTCGCAGACTGCAAAAAGAAAACTGAATCCTCGTACGAGTGCATGGTCAAGATGGAACCCGGGTTTGCGGCGCACGTTAAGACGATCGGCGAAAAGATCGTGCAATGTATGAACAAGTCAAAATAA
- the LOC6034397 gene encoding 30 kDa salivary gland allergen Aed a 3 isoform X2, with product MSLLFKLLLALSLAHVAFSWGDEKPVEEDFCDAEWDGKVEYKAEGEQDGATPEEEAPVDGGEEKDKEDGATTEQGEEGSTEGGEETKVDDGDTTDQVGEGSTEGGEEPTGEDKKPEEKPSKASKEDERGDPRNTYQKATELVRAAANVDDIQDEYLKGSLNNRLQEHIRNPIIGAAGKLPNFKKIEPCFKTMQQDLKKEIEASKKEFADCKKKTESSYECMVKMEPGFAAHVKTIGEKIVQCMNKSK from the exons ATGAGCTTGCTTTTCAAACTGTTACTAGCGCTAAGCCTCGCCCACGTTGCATTTTCGTGGGGTGACGAAAAACCCGTTGAAGAGGACTTTTGCGACGCCGAGTGGGACGGCAAGGTCGAGTACAAGGCGGAGGGCGAACAGGACGGGGCCACACCGGAAGAGGAAGCACCGGTTGATGGAGGGGAGGAAAAGGACAAGGAGGACGGGGCTACGACAGAGCAAGGTGAGGAGGGGTCAACTGAAGGGGGTGAGGAAACGAAAGTGGATGACGGGGATACGACGGATCAAGTTGGTGAGGGATCAACTGAAGGGGGTGAGGAACCTACTGGAGAGGATAAAAAGCCAGAAGAGAAGCCATCGAAGGCTTCTAAAGAGGACGAACGAGGCGATCCTCGGAATACTTACCAGAAAGCGACTGAACTTGTGCGGGCTGCCGCGAATGTTGACGATATCCAGGACGAATATCTGAAGGGATCGCTGAACAACCGGCTTCAGGAACACATTAGAAACCCCATTATTGGGGCTGCTGGAAAGTTGCCTAATTTCAAAAAG ATCGAACCCTGCTTCAAGACAATGCAGCAAGATCTGAAAAAGGAGATCGAAGCTTCGAAGAAGGAATTCGCAGACTGCAAAAAGAAAACTGAATCCTCGTACGAGTGCATGGTCAAGATGGAACCCGGGTTTGCGGCGCACGTTAAGACGATCGGCGAAAAGATCGTGCAATGTATGAACAAGTCAAAATAA
- the LOC6034398 gene encoding ATP-dependent zinc metalloprotease YME1L isoform X1 translates to MFTVNTHQHQLLFHLSQIGPRHSNIALKKHHASRQTPQQHQQGKEASYLAQNHDSSRLKRSLVQFYCDSFQRSVEQPQQQQPQSQLYELKLPRRIERNLLKHFSNVHVMASVWEDVPWSISLTPKARRGRTVSGGEETVFFNGAMVNKIVRSLLAQPGGGLAYVQQRGFKTVRSVSAEMKRNPGLFTRVKDSLAAPAPKISHKYEPVPFNAQTISPQQYNEPLNKLLSEVNDPTMADEQKQRLKIAFAEGYLTATHPDHERRSGKAMRYLKVLQQLLIIVVFIGIFISLFVSTNGSVFSRIQIGNQVEVDPEDISVTFEDVKGCDEAKQELKEVVEFLKNPDKFSNLGGKLPKGVLLVGPPGTGKTLLARAVAGEAGVPFFHAAGPEFDEVLVGQGARRVRDLFKAAKERAPCVIFIDEIDSVGAKRTNSVLHPYANQTINQLLSEMDGFQQNEGVIVLGATNRRDDLDQALLRPGRFDVEVVVPTPDFTGRKEILTHYLSKVLSKDINIDQLARGTTGFTGADIENMVNQAALRAAIDGAETVGMKHLENARDKVLMGPERKSRLPDEEANKITAYHEGGHAIVAYYTKESHPLHKVTIMPRGPSLGHTAYIPEKERYHVTKQQLLAMMDTMMGGRAAEELIFGADKITSGASSDLKQATSIASHMVREWGMSERVGLRTIESSKSFGAPTEVLSASTVESVDLEIKKIMNDSYERAKSILKQHAKEHKALAEALLKYETLDAEDIKAILGGEKMPVEDH, encoded by the exons ATGTTTACAGTAAACACACATCAGCAC CAACTGCTCTTTCATCTGTCGCAAATCGGTCCACGGCACAGTAATATTGCGCTCAAGAAGCATCACGCCAGCAGACAAACTCCGCAGCAGCATCAACAGGGGAAGGAAGCTTCCTACCTGGCCCAGAACCATGATTCGAGTAGGTTGAAGCGCTCGCTGGTCCAGTTTTACTGCGACAGCTTCCAGCGATCGGTGGAACagccccagcagcagcagccacagTCCCAGTTGTACGAGCTGAAACTGCCCCGCCGGATCGAGCGGAACCTGCTGAAGCACTTTAGCAATGTCCACGTTATGGCCAGCGTCTGGGAGGACGTTCCGTGGAGCATTAGCTTAACGCCGAAGGCACGCCGGGGACGGACGGTGTCCGGTGGCGAGGAGACGGTCTTCTTCAACGGAGCGATGGTAAATAAGATTGTGCGGAGTTTGTTGGCGCAACCGGGGGGAGGGTTGGCCTACGTACAACAGCGTGGCTTCAAAACGGTCCGGTCGGTTAGCGCTGAAATGAAGCGAAATCCGGGACTGTTCACGCGGGTCAAGGACTCGCTGG CGGCTCCAGCGCCGAAAATCTCCCACAAGTACGAACCGGTTCCATTTAACGCGCAAACCATAAGCCCTCAGCAGTACAACGAACCACTGAACAAGCTGCTCAGCGAGGTTAACGACCCGACCATGGCGGACGAGCAGAAGCAGCGGCTGAAGATCGCCTTTGCCGAGGGTTACCTCACCGCGACCCATCCGGACCACGAGCGCCGCTCGGGCAAAGCCATGCGCTACCTGAAGGTGCTCCAGCAGCTGCTGATCATCGTCGTGTTTATCGGAATCTTCATCAGTCTGTTTGTGTCCACAAACGGGTCCGTCTTCAG TAGAATACAAATCGGCAACCAGGTCGAGGTCGATCCGGAGGACATCTCCGTGACTTTCGAGGACGTCAAGGGCTGCGACGAAGCGAAGCAAGAACTCAAGGAGGTCGTCGAGTTCCTGAAGAATCCGGACAAGTTCAGCAACCTGGGTGGCAAGCTCCCGAAGGGAGTCCTGCTGGTGGGACCGCCTGGAACCGGTAAAACACTGCTTGCGCGAGCCGTCGCTGGCGAAGCCGGCGTTCCCTTCTTCCACGCAGCTGGTCCGGAGTTCGACGAAGTCCTCGTTGGGCAGGGCGCTCGGCGCGTGCGGGATTTGTTCA AAGCGGCCAAGGAGCGCGCCCCGTGCGTAATCTTCATCGACGAGATCGACTCGGTCGGCGCGAAGCGAACCAACTCGGTGCTCCATCCGTACGCGAACCAAACCATAAATCAGCTACTCTCGGAGATGGACGGCTTTCAGCAGAACGAGGGCGTCATCGTGCTCGGGGCCACCAACCGGCGGGACGATCTGGACCAGGCGCTGCTCCGTCCGGGACGGTTCGACGTGGAGGTGGTGGTGCCGACGCCGGACTTTACCGGCCGCAAAGAAATCCTGACGCACTACCTGAGCAAGGTCCTGAGCAAGGACATCAACATTGACCAGCTGGCGCGGGGTACGACCGGGTTTACCGGGGCGGACATCGAGAATATGGTGAACCAGGCGGCGTTGAG AGCGGCCATCGACGGCGCCGAAACGGTGGGCATGAAGCACCTGGAGAACGCCCGCGACAAGGTACTTATGGGCCCGGAGCGCAAGTCCCGCCTGCCGGACGAGGAGGCGAACAAGATTACGGCGTACCACGAGGGTGGCCACGCGATCGTCGCCTACTACACCAAG GAATCCCATCCGCTGCACAAGGTTACAATCATGCCACGCGGGCCGTCCCTCGGCCACACCGCTTACATCCCGGAGAAGGAGCGGTACCACGTCACCAAGCAGCAGCTGCTGGCCATGATGGACACGATGATGGGCGGGCGGGCGGCCGAGGAGCTGATCTTTGGCGCCGACAAGATCACTTCCG GTGCCAGCAGTGACCTGAAGCAGGCGACGTCAATCGCGTCGCACATGGTTCGCGAGTGGGGCATGTCCGAGCGGGTCGGTCTGCGCACGATTGAGTCTTCGAAGAGCTTTGGCGCCCCGACGGAGGTCCTGTCGGCGTCGACGGTCGAAAGCGTCGATCTGGAGATCAAGAAGATCATGAACGACAGCTACGAACGCGCCAAGAGCATCCTGAAGCAGCACGCCAAGGAGCACAAAGCGCTGGCCGAGGCACTGCTCAAGTACGAAACGCTAGACGCCGAAGACATCAAGGCGATCCTCGGCGGTGAAAAGATGCCCGTTGAAGATCACTAA
- the LOC6034398 gene encoding ATP-dependent zinc metalloprotease YME1L isoform X2, with amino-acid sequence MFTVNTHQHQLLFHLSQIGPRHSNIALKKHHASRQTPQQHQQGKEASYLAQNHDSSRLKRSLVQFYCDSFQRSVEQPQQQQPQSQLYELKLPRRIERNLLKHFSNVHVMASVWEDVPWSISLTPKARRGRTVSGGEETVFFNGAMVNKIVRSLLAQPGGGLAYVQQRGFKTVRSVSAEMKRNPGLFTRVKDSLAAPAPKISHKYEPVPFNAQTISPQQYNEPLNKLLSEVNDPTMADEQKQRLKIAFAEGYLTATHPDHERRSGKAMRYLKVLQQLLIIVVFIGIFISLFVSTNGSVFRIQIGNQVEVDPEDISVTFEDVKGCDEAKQELKEVVEFLKNPDKFSNLGGKLPKGVLLVGPPGTGKTLLARAVAGEAGVPFFHAAGPEFDEVLVGQGARRVRDLFKAAKERAPCVIFIDEIDSVGAKRTNSVLHPYANQTINQLLSEMDGFQQNEGVIVLGATNRRDDLDQALLRPGRFDVEVVVPTPDFTGRKEILTHYLSKVLSKDINIDQLARGTTGFTGADIENMVNQAALRAAIDGAETVGMKHLENARDKVLMGPERKSRLPDEEANKITAYHEGGHAIVAYYTKESHPLHKVTIMPRGPSLGHTAYIPEKERYHVTKQQLLAMMDTMMGGRAAEELIFGADKITSGASSDLKQATSIASHMVREWGMSERVGLRTIESSKSFGAPTEVLSASTVESVDLEIKKIMNDSYERAKSILKQHAKEHKALAEALLKYETLDAEDIKAILGGEKMPVEDH; translated from the exons ATGTTTACAGTAAACACACATCAGCAC CAACTGCTCTTTCATCTGTCGCAAATCGGTCCACGGCACAGTAATATTGCGCTCAAGAAGCATCACGCCAGCAGACAAACTCCGCAGCAGCATCAACAGGGGAAGGAAGCTTCCTACCTGGCCCAGAACCATGATTCGAGTAGGTTGAAGCGCTCGCTGGTCCAGTTTTACTGCGACAGCTTCCAGCGATCGGTGGAACagccccagcagcagcagccacagTCCCAGTTGTACGAGCTGAAACTGCCCCGCCGGATCGAGCGGAACCTGCTGAAGCACTTTAGCAATGTCCACGTTATGGCCAGCGTCTGGGAGGACGTTCCGTGGAGCATTAGCTTAACGCCGAAGGCACGCCGGGGACGGACGGTGTCCGGTGGCGAGGAGACGGTCTTCTTCAACGGAGCGATGGTAAATAAGATTGTGCGGAGTTTGTTGGCGCAACCGGGGGGAGGGTTGGCCTACGTACAACAGCGTGGCTTCAAAACGGTCCGGTCGGTTAGCGCTGAAATGAAGCGAAATCCGGGACTGTTCACGCGGGTCAAGGACTCGCTGG CGGCTCCAGCGCCGAAAATCTCCCACAAGTACGAACCGGTTCCATTTAACGCGCAAACCATAAGCCCTCAGCAGTACAACGAACCACTGAACAAGCTGCTCAGCGAGGTTAACGACCCGACCATGGCGGACGAGCAGAAGCAGCGGCTGAAGATCGCCTTTGCCGAGGGTTACCTCACCGCGACCCATCCGGACCACGAGCGCCGCTCGGGCAAAGCCATGCGCTACCTGAAGGTGCTCCAGCAGCTGCTGATCATCGTCGTGTTTATCGGAATCTTCATCAGTCTGTTTGTGTCCACAAACGGGTCCGTCTTCAG AATACAAATCGGCAACCAGGTCGAGGTCGATCCGGAGGACATCTCCGTGACTTTCGAGGACGTCAAGGGCTGCGACGAAGCGAAGCAAGAACTCAAGGAGGTCGTCGAGTTCCTGAAGAATCCGGACAAGTTCAGCAACCTGGGTGGCAAGCTCCCGAAGGGAGTCCTGCTGGTGGGACCGCCTGGAACCGGTAAAACACTGCTTGCGCGAGCCGTCGCTGGCGAAGCCGGCGTTCCCTTCTTCCACGCAGCTGGTCCGGAGTTCGACGAAGTCCTCGTTGGGCAGGGCGCTCGGCGCGTGCGGGATTTGTTCA AAGCGGCCAAGGAGCGCGCCCCGTGCGTAATCTTCATCGACGAGATCGACTCGGTCGGCGCGAAGCGAACCAACTCGGTGCTCCATCCGTACGCGAACCAAACCATAAATCAGCTACTCTCGGAGATGGACGGCTTTCAGCAGAACGAGGGCGTCATCGTGCTCGGGGCCACCAACCGGCGGGACGATCTGGACCAGGCGCTGCTCCGTCCGGGACGGTTCGACGTGGAGGTGGTGGTGCCGACGCCGGACTTTACCGGCCGCAAAGAAATCCTGACGCACTACCTGAGCAAGGTCCTGAGCAAGGACATCAACATTGACCAGCTGGCGCGGGGTACGACCGGGTTTACCGGGGCGGACATCGAGAATATGGTGAACCAGGCGGCGTTGAG AGCGGCCATCGACGGCGCCGAAACGGTGGGCATGAAGCACCTGGAGAACGCCCGCGACAAGGTACTTATGGGCCCGGAGCGCAAGTCCCGCCTGCCGGACGAGGAGGCGAACAAGATTACGGCGTACCACGAGGGTGGCCACGCGATCGTCGCCTACTACACCAAG GAATCCCATCCGCTGCACAAGGTTACAATCATGCCACGCGGGCCGTCCCTCGGCCACACCGCTTACATCCCGGAGAAGGAGCGGTACCACGTCACCAAGCAGCAGCTGCTGGCCATGATGGACACGATGATGGGCGGGCGGGCGGCCGAGGAGCTGATCTTTGGCGCCGACAAGATCACTTCCG GTGCCAGCAGTGACCTGAAGCAGGCGACGTCAATCGCGTCGCACATGGTTCGCGAGTGGGGCATGTCCGAGCGGGTCGGTCTGCGCACGATTGAGTCTTCGAAGAGCTTTGGCGCCCCGACGGAGGTCCTGTCGGCGTCGACGGTCGAAAGCGTCGATCTGGAGATCAAGAAGATCATGAACGACAGCTACGAACGCGCCAAGAGCATCCTGAAGCAGCACGCCAAGGAGCACAAAGCGCTGGCCGAGGCACTGCTCAAGTACGAAACGCTAGACGCCGAAGACATCAAGGCGATCCTCGGCGGTGAAAAGATGCCCGTTGAAGATCACTAA